The sequence atgacatggcaaaaacgatgtcgtttcataccatatcatttttttaaaaatccactatgaaatttaaaaacatgatattaaaaaaaacacgatagaagtgaattttaaattccataatgaattttttaaaaatgatatggtacgaaacgacgtcgtttttgccatgtcattttaaaaaaagaatagaatataaattaaattgtggcatccgacgagccacatcacattttttgtgaccgaaaaatagatacgagatatatttgataaaaacttgatagtttgagggtttagataACATTTTGAAACTTTCgagatatttttgataaagcgagtATAATTTAGAGGTTTTCATAATGTTTACCCAAAAAATAATTGTGATGAATAGATATATTTCTAATTAATAGTTACGGGCACGATTATGTATATCATAAAGGTCTTCTGCTACAAATTGTGCGTGATTCTATCTTCTATTCTTAAATCATGCGGAAATAGTCGAACACTATATATATGGATGAAATTTTGTAATATCCACCACTTCCTAATATATAGATCTAAATTTAAGCCACACAATTTAATTATGTGGTTCACTAAACACGCGAAACGCGATAGATGTCTTCCAAATCATTTTAAAGCAAAATACAAGCAAGggtacaaaaaataataataataaattcatttatttcttatttttggtctaaaattcatttttttcgtATGGCCGCtgtcaaaattatgcatttaattgaatacaaatatgcataaatCTAAACACATATATGCATTACATTGGatagaaataataaaatatgcaAGAGAATATATGACCCCATCAGGTGCTTCTCGTCGTTGGTCACCTAACAGGTTGCATAGTGCGATAcatatttgtgtgtaacgtTATGCATACCACATATGTGTTTATGTAtacatgcatatttgtgttcaattatatgcataggACTATGCGACTAAATTAGGTGGCTCTCGTTGCTGGTGATCTCATGTGTCGCAAAGTGCTATGCATATATGTGTGTAACGTTATGCACATATGTGTTTATGTATATTTGTATTCAACTATATGCATAACTATGACAGCGACAAGCAGCAACGAAAGGCACCTGAGGAGTCACATGGTGATATATtctcatgcatatttgtgttcagttatatgcataattttgacggcAGCCGTGCCACAAAATTGAATTTTTgactaaaaaattatttattttttaatttcaaaaaaatttattcatattttaccCTTGCGTgtgttttgcctttgaagcccTTGGAAGATATCTGCCATGTGACACGCTCCTAGTGCGCTACATACACACATTGCGTAGTCCATATTTTGGATCTATATACTATGATAACGGGGTGGATCTACATGATCTACTCtctcgatatatatatatatagagagatagatAGATAGGGGAGGGCTAGGATATGAAttctatataaaataagaactatcTAAAATggatgaattctatgtagaacatgtatgaatgtactgtgtaactgtatgaatttcaaaaaataattttttttgctacctataaGGTTTGAAATcgagaccatgaattcatccaataaggtgatgaatcaatcatagattttgatgatctaagagctgaaaatagTTCTTATTTTGTATtctaaaatgtatttttattttagctcatccctatatatatatatggatgagaTCCTTTAGATCTCACTCCCTCATAGTATATAGGTCTAAATTTGAACCACTTATTTTGTCTACATGCCTCACTAGACACGCGACATGTGGCAAAGGCCTTCCCAAGCAAAATACATGCCGGtgtaaaatagaaataaaatttttaaaataaaaaaagttttttttttaatttttttttaaatttttatttcgtcgaatcttttttctttttttcacacGGCCGCTGCCATAATTATTCATATAGTTGCATACAAATATACAAATAcataaacacatatatgcataacattacacacaaatatgcatatcaTTATACAACCCCTTAAGTGTCTCTCGCTGTTGTTCGTCGTTCCCATAATTATGCATATagttgaacacaaatatgcatatacataaacacatatatgcataacgttacacacaaatatgcatagcacTATACGACTCGTCAGGTGACCAGCGGTGAAAGCCACTTGACGGTGTGGCATAGCCCTATACATATTACTGaacacaaatatacatatatacataaacacatatatgcataatgttacacataaatttatatgcataaCACTATGCGATCCGTCAGGTGACCAGCAGCGAGGGCATCTGACGGGTCGTATATTCccatgcatatttttatccaacaatatgcatatatatatttatgtttatgcatatttgtgttcaattatgTGCTAATTATGACGACGGccatgccaaaaaaaaaaaaattcaaccaaaacaaaaaaaattagaaatatatatatatatatatatatatatatatatattttaatttttgaaaaatatattcatattttactCCGACATGTATTTCACCCTGTAAGCCTTTGGAAGGCATGTGTCACGCTCCTAGTGCACCACATACACACATTGTGTGATTCATAGTTGGGATCTATATACTATGATAAGGGGGAGGACATGTATGATCcgcttcctatatatatatatatatatatatatatatatatatatataaaaggataAGGTGAGAACCGCATCTTTTTGTGAAATCAAAGAACCATGAACAAtcacataaaatatatgaacAAGAGAGATTCAGATCGTGAATACTTAAATATAGCATGTATACAAGATTCGAACATCTcttattcatgtattttatgtgtttgttcatgGTTCTTAGTTCTCACGAAAAGAGGTGGTTTTCATTTGAATATACTATAATAATATCAGTCTAATTGTTTGTAAGAgctaagtatatatatatatatatatatatatatatatatatataggaattggttcaattgagatttatatatattttgagattttgagataaatgaacatataagtacattttgatgaacttgtcaattaatttttatgaacgcgcgttggtctagggttcaatccctacaagtggcgtgttttttaaataaattaaatagattcatatgttcatcagttatattggttatgttcaaagaatttattgatatgttcatttatctcaaaatctcaaaatatttaaaatctcaatataagctaaccctatatatatatatatatatgatactGCAGGTTGGACGCAATACTTATGCCCTAATAATGAGTCTAGAAAGCCCAACCTCGAGCTACTACCTCGGCAATGATAGATCAAAGCTCCTCTCCAACTGCCTCTTCCGCATGGGCGGCGCCGCGGTCCTCTTATCCAACCGACCTTCCGACCGCCACATCTCCAAATACGAACTCAACCACACCCACCGCACCCACCGCGGTGCTGACGATCGCGCTTACAGATGCGTTCTCCAAGAGCCCGACAAAGAAGGAATATTGGGCATGTCCATATCCAAAGACCTAATGGTCGTTGCCGGCGAAGCCCTCAAGGCCAACATCACCACCTTAGGCTCACTAGTGCTCCCCATCTCCGAACAGCTCTTGTTCCTCGCAACATTAATCGCTCGAAAATATCTTCACATAAAAGGCCTAACCCCATACGTGCCAGATTTCAAGTTGGCGTTCGAACATTTCTGCATCCATGCCGGTGGGAAAGCGGTGTTGGATGAGGTGGAGAAGAGTTTGAAGCTGACGACGTGGGACATGGAGCCCTCGAGGATGACACTTTATAGGTATTCTAATACTTCGAGCAGCTCGCTCTGGTACCAACTGGCTTATGCCGAAGCCAAGGGTCGGGTTCAGAGGGGAGACCGTGTTTGGCAGATCGGGTTCGGGTCGGGTTTCAAGTGTGCCAGTGGAGTGTGGCGGGCCTTGAGGACTAtcagtcctcatcagctggATAACCCGTGGGTTGAAGTGATCGATCAGTTTCCTGTTTTTCTGCCTAACTGAACTCCTAccatatttaataaatttttaattatagcTTTCATCgtgtattttaatattttagtatTATATTTTATCTTATTCTATTGTAA comes from Salvia miltiorrhiza cultivar Shanhuang (shh) chromosome 3, IMPLAD_Smil_shh, whole genome shotgun sequence and encodes:
- the LOC131015859 gene encoding 3-ketoacyl-CoA synthase 20-like, encoding MALKNLKILIKHCYHHLISNALFLIIPALLSTAIHHLSINPHDLYNHMSFIATAATIFTLLTARAYFLRRRKVYLVDFACYKHDRAFLTNRDAIRETMSGLLSPESLAFSSKVIERSGAGRDAFVYGHHDFPPKSSFACAREEAEIVVCGAVDELMAKTGVDASEIGVVVVNISTFNPVPSLSAMIVNRYKLREDVLSYNLGGMGCSAGLIAVDLAKNLLQVGRNTYALIMSLESPTSSYYLGNDRSKLLSNCLFRMGGAAVLLSNRPSDRHISKYELNHTHRTHRGADDRAYRCVLQEPDKEGILGMSISKDLMVVAGEALKANITTLGSLVLPISEQLLFLATLIARKYLHIKGLTPYVPDFKLAFEHFCIHAGGKAVLDEVEKSLKLTTWDMEPSRMTLYRYSNTSSSSLWYQLAYAEAKGRVQRGDRVWQIGFGSGFKCASGVWRALRTISPHQLDNPWVEVIDQFPVFLPN